Proteins found in one Microbacterium sp. LWS13-1.2 genomic segment:
- a CDS encoding PspC domain-containing protein: MHRLVRPRRGRILAGVCQGIADRFGCSVVPVRVLTVASTVFFGVSILMYLLLWILMPDES; this comes from the coding sequence ATGCATCGCCTGGTTCGTCCCAGACGGGGACGCATTCTCGCCGGGGTCTGCCAGGGCATCGCGGACCGCTTCGGCTGCAGCGTGGTGCCGGTGCGCGTGCTCACCGTCGCCTCGACCGTCTTCTTCGGCGTATCGATCCTGATGTACCTGTTGCTGTGGATCCTCATGCCGGACGAGAGCTGA
- a CDS encoding Lrp/AsnC family transcriptional regulator, with amino-acid sequence MSEDGPGRLDDDIDAGIVREVSRNARATLAELSAAVGLSISAVQTRLRRLEARGVITGYRALVDAESVGKPLAAFVEITPLDPGQPDNAPELLEHLSEIEACHSIAGDASYMLLVRVASPRHLETLIRDIRSSASVNTRTTVVLQTFYENRPVFPA; translated from the coding sequence ATGAGCGAAGACGGCCCCGGACGCCTCGACGACGACATCGATGCGGGGATCGTGCGCGAGGTGTCGCGCAATGCGCGCGCGACGCTGGCCGAGCTGTCCGCGGCCGTCGGGCTCTCGATCTCGGCCGTGCAGACCCGGCTGCGCCGGCTGGAGGCTCGTGGTGTCATCACGGGATATCGCGCGCTCGTCGACGCCGAATCCGTCGGCAAGCCGCTCGCCGCATTCGTCGAGATCACGCCGCTCGATCCCGGCCAGCCCGACAACGCGCCCGAGCTTCTCGAGCACCTGTCCGAGATCGAGGCGTGCCACTCGATCGCCGGCGACGCGAGCTACATGCTGCTGGTGCGGGTCGCTTCCCCCCGGCACCTGGAGACGCTCATCCGCGACATCCGCTCGTCGGCTTCGGTCAACACGCGCACCACGGTCGTGCTCCAGACCTTCTACGAGAACAGGCCGGTCTTCCCTGCCTGA
- a CDS encoding NUDIX hydrolase family protein — protein sequence MSVRTPDPEPAGDEPFGPPAGNISNPAWLSDIELEEARRRLPMLYVEGVPVRTDGMGQVTQVGILLRATPVGEISRTIVSGRVRYGETVRDALFRHLENDLGPMAFPMLPPQPTPFTVAEYFPLPGMTAYHDDRQHAVSLAFVVPVTGTCEPRQDALEVTWLTPEEAASDALSAEMEGGRGTLVRMALASVGALR from the coding sequence ATGTCCGTGCGCACCCCTGACCCCGAACCTGCGGGCGACGAGCCGTTCGGCCCGCCGGCGGGAAACATCTCGAATCCGGCCTGGCTGAGCGACATCGAGCTGGAGGAGGCGCGCCGCCGGCTGCCGATGCTCTACGTCGAGGGGGTGCCCGTGCGCACCGACGGGATGGGGCAGGTCACCCAGGTCGGCATCCTGCTGCGGGCGACACCGGTGGGTGAGATCTCGCGCACCATCGTCTCGGGCCGCGTCCGCTACGGCGAGACGGTCCGCGACGCCCTCTTCCGCCACCTCGAGAACGACCTCGGCCCGATGGCGTTCCCGATGCTCCCGCCGCAGCCGACGCCGTTCACCGTGGCCGAGTACTTCCCCCTCCCCGGCATGACCGCCTACCACGACGACCGCCAGCATGCGGTGTCGCTCGCGTTCGTCGTGCCGGTGACCGGCACGTGCGAGCCCCGCCAGGACGCCCTCGAGGTCACCTGGCTGACTCCGGAGGAAGCGGCATCCGACGCCCTCTCGGCCGAGATGGAAGGCGGCCGGGGGACTCTGGTGCGCATGGCTCTCGCGAGCGTGGGCGCGCTGCGCTGA
- a CDS encoding diacylglycerol kinase family protein, with translation MPSSSEPPAFADGRGVFIVRNAASGTAVVRADPAGTLAARLPEATIHELGDGEDLAEVVAGAMRSEEPPAILGVYGGDGSVSRMAALAREHGRPLLVMPGGTFNHFARSAGLDDVDTAIDALQSGTTIEVSAIEAQADDGEPILALNAVSVGTYPELIDERDRRRQSLGKWLGGMVAAWRTLRTAESLTIVRDGRRARVWSVFVGIGRNDPQRVATMQRETLVEPTLDVRIHHARGSRLRAMASLAFGRRTAAVLRAVRLMPPRSDVERLLVAEFAMTVRLEEGHPSVFVHDGELEEQAPTGFTLRCVAVPRAVTVFVPPLPGR, from the coding sequence ATGCCGTCCTCATCCGAGCCGCCCGCGTTCGCCGACGGCCGGGGAGTCTTCATCGTGCGCAACGCCGCCTCCGGCACCGCCGTGGTGCGGGCGGACCCCGCGGGGACTCTCGCTGCGCGACTGCCCGAGGCCACGATCCACGAGCTCGGCGACGGGGAGGACCTCGCCGAGGTGGTCGCCGGTGCGATGCGGTCGGAGGAACCCCCCGCCATCCTGGGCGTCTACGGCGGGGACGGTTCGGTGTCGCGGATGGCGGCGCTCGCCCGGGAGCACGGGCGTCCGCTCCTGGTGATGCCGGGTGGCACCTTCAACCACTTCGCCCGCTCGGCGGGCCTCGACGACGTGGACACGGCCATCGACGCGCTCCAGAGCGGCACCACCATCGAGGTGAGCGCGATCGAGGCCCAGGCGGACGACGGCGAGCCGATCCTCGCGCTCAATGCGGTGTCGGTGGGCACCTACCCCGAGCTGATCGACGAGCGCGATCGCCGGCGGCAGTCGCTCGGCAAGTGGCTGGGCGGGATGGTCGCCGCCTGGCGGACGCTCAGGACGGCGGAGTCGCTGACGATCGTGCGCGACGGCCGGCGGGCGCGCGTGTGGTCCGTGTTCGTCGGCATCGGGCGCAATGATCCCCAGCGCGTCGCGACGATGCAGCGAGAGACGCTCGTTGAACCGACACTCGACGTCCGCATCCACCACGCGCGCGGCTCACGGCTGCGCGCGATGGCGTCCCTCGCGTTCGGGCGGCGCACCGCCGCCGTGCTGCGGGCGGTGCGGCTCATGCCGCCTCGCTCCGACGTCGAGCGTCTGCTCGTCGCGGAGTTCGCGATGACGGTGCGCCTCGAAGAGGGGCATCCGTCGGTCTTCGTCCACGACGGCGAGCTCGAAGAGCAGGCGCCTACCGGCTTCACGCTGCGCTGCGTCGCCGTCCCCCGCGCGGTGACGGTCTTCGTGCCGCCGCTGCCCGGTCGTTGA
- a CDS encoding low specificity L-threonine aldolase, whose translation MTTIHDPNLRGFASDNYSGIHPEVLAAIAAANDGHQVSYGDDVYTARLQEVMARHFGEGVEAYPVFNGTGANVVGLQSMLPRWGAVVTAGTAHINVDEGGAPERVAGIKLLTVPTDDGKLTPELIDREAWGWGDEHRAQPLTVSITQSTELGTLYTIDEITAIADHAHSLGMRVHMDGSRISNAAASLGVPFRAFTRDAGVDVLSFGGTKNGAMLGEAIVVLNPEASEGLKFLRKLDMQLASKMRFVSAQLLALLEGDLWLRNASHSNAMAQRLRAGIEAGVADGSIRGIAFTQPTQANGVFATLPDGVADRLRTSFKFYDWDAAKNEVRWMCSFDTSENDIDAFLAAIARETSAIGR comes from the coding sequence GTGACCACGATCCACGACCCGAACCTGCGGGGCTTCGCCTCGGACAACTACTCCGGCATCCACCCCGAGGTGCTGGCCGCGATCGCCGCCGCCAACGACGGCCACCAGGTCTCGTACGGCGACGACGTCTACACCGCGCGTCTGCAGGAGGTCATGGCCCGCCACTTCGGCGAGGGCGTCGAGGCGTACCCGGTGTTCAACGGCACCGGTGCGAACGTCGTCGGGCTGCAGTCGATGCTCCCCCGCTGGGGAGCCGTCGTCACGGCGGGCACCGCGCACATCAACGTCGACGAGGGCGGCGCCCCCGAACGCGTGGCCGGCATCAAGCTGCTGACCGTGCCCACCGACGACGGCAAGCTCACGCCCGAGCTCATCGACCGCGAAGCCTGGGGCTGGGGCGACGAGCACCGCGCGCAGCCGCTCACCGTGTCGATCACGCAGTCCACCGAGCTCGGCACGCTGTACACCATCGACGAGATCACCGCCATTGCCGACCACGCGCACAGCCTGGGCATGCGCGTGCACATGGACGGCTCGCGCATCTCCAACGCCGCCGCGTCGCTGGGCGTCCCGTTCCGGGCGTTCACCCGTGACGCGGGCGTCGACGTGCTGAGCTTCGGAGGCACCAAGAACGGCGCCATGCTCGGAGAGGCGATCGTGGTGCTGAACCCGGAGGCATCCGAGGGGCTGAAGTTCCTGCGCAAGCTCGACATGCAGCTCGCGTCGAAGATGCGCTTCGTGTCGGCGCAGCTGCTCGCCCTGCTCGAGGGCGACCTGTGGCTGCGCAATGCATCGCACTCCAACGCGATGGCGCAGCGCCTGCGCGCGGGCATCGAGGCCGGTGTCGCCGACGGCTCGATCCGCGGCATCGCGTTCACGCAGCCGACGCAGGCGAACGGCGTCTTCGCCACCCTCCCCGACGGCGTCGCGGACCGCCTCCGCACGTCCTTCAAGTTCTACGACTGGGATGCCGCGAAGAACGAGGTGCGCTGGATGTGCAGCTTCGACACCTCCGAGAACGACATCGACGCCTTCCTCGCCGCGATCGCCCGCGAGACCTCCGCTATCGGTCGTTGA
- a CDS encoding PspC domain-containing protein, with product MNALVRPQQGRWIAGVCAAVANRFGWNVTLIRILTVLAVVFFGLSLWIYILLWILVPSER from the coding sequence ATGAACGCACTCGTGAGACCTCAGCAGGGCCGATGGATCGCCGGCGTCTGCGCCGCCGTCGCCAACCGCTTCGGGTGGAACGTGACCCTGATCCGGATCCTCACCGTCCTCGCCGTCGTCTTCTTCGGCCTGTCGCTGTGGATCTACATCCTGCTCTGGATCCTGGTCCCCTCCGAGCGCTGA
- a CDS encoding ABC-F family ATP-binding cassette domain-containing protein — translation MPAHTLTPVIVLDRVSFAWADGTVALADVSGSFGTGRTGLVGRNGSGKSTLLRLIAGDLTPSAGHIARTADAAYLPQRLTLDVDRPVADLLGVGDTLRALRAIESGDPDPRHFDAVGSDWDIEARAHAALAEAGLAPDMLDRSVGQLSGGEAVLTAIAGIRLRSPEIALLDEPTNNLDRDARTRLYDMVRSWRGALVVVSHDTALLELMDDTAELYANELSVFGGPYSQWRAWLDAEQGAARDAERAARQAVKREKRQRIEAETTLSRRAAMGQKAYEEKRVPKIVANGRRMAAQVSAGKLRGEKAEREASAREALDVAERRVRDDDIVKIDLPDPGVPAGRRIATLGDGERSWVIQGPERVALIGPNGAGKTTLLERLVAESVPNSGRGADAGGHDPGFPGLDAATASPFLSSVRAELHTDRVGYLPQRVDGLDDTASVLDNVVPSAPGVTIVELRNRLARFLIRGAAVERPVGTLSGGERFRVALARLMLADPPPQLLVFDEPTNNLDLDTVDQLVDAIAAYRGAVLVVSHDDAFLERIGVSLVLELDRDGTLTER, via the coding sequence ATGCCCGCACACACTCTCACACCCGTCATCGTCCTCGACCGGGTCTCATTCGCCTGGGCCGACGGCACCGTCGCCCTCGCCGACGTCTCCGGATCGTTCGGCACCGGCCGCACCGGCCTCGTCGGCCGCAACGGCTCCGGAAAGTCCACGCTGCTGCGCCTGATCGCCGGGGACCTCACGCCCTCCGCCGGGCACATCGCCCGGACAGCGGATGCCGCATACCTGCCGCAGCGGCTGACGCTCGACGTCGACCGCCCCGTCGCCGACCTGCTCGGCGTCGGCGACACCCTCCGCGCGCTGCGCGCCATCGAGTCCGGCGATCCCGATCCGCGTCACTTCGACGCGGTGGGCTCCGACTGGGACATCGAGGCGCGCGCGCACGCCGCGCTCGCCGAGGCAGGACTCGCACCAGACATGCTCGACCGCAGCGTCGGGCAGCTGTCCGGCGGCGAGGCGGTGCTCACCGCGATCGCCGGCATCCGTCTGCGCAGCCCCGAGATCGCGCTGCTCGACGAGCCGACCAACAACCTCGACCGCGACGCCCGCACGCGGCTGTACGACATGGTGCGCTCGTGGCGGGGCGCCCTTGTGGTGGTCAGCCACGACACGGCGCTGCTCGAGCTGATGGACGACACCGCCGAGCTGTATGCGAACGAGCTGTCGGTGTTCGGCGGTCCGTACTCGCAGTGGCGGGCATGGTTGGATGCCGAGCAGGGCGCCGCCCGTGACGCCGAGCGAGCGGCCCGCCAGGCCGTCAAACGCGAGAAGCGCCAGCGCATCGAGGCCGAGACCACCCTCTCGCGCCGCGCCGCGATGGGGCAGAAGGCGTACGAGGAGAAGCGCGTGCCGAAGATCGTCGCGAACGGACGCCGGATGGCGGCCCAGGTCTCGGCGGGCAAGCTGCGCGGCGAGAAGGCCGAGCGCGAGGCGTCGGCGCGCGAGGCCCTCGATGTCGCGGAGCGCCGCGTGCGCGACGACGACATCGTGAAGATCGACCTGCCCGACCCCGGAGTGCCAGCGGGCCGTCGCATCGCGACGCTCGGCGACGGCGAGCGGTCGTGGGTGATCCAGGGGCCCGAACGGGTCGCGCTGATCGGCCCGAACGGAGCGGGCAAGACGACGCTGCTGGAGCGGCTGGTCGCCGAAAGCGTTCCGAACTCAGGAAGAGGTGCGGATGCCGGCGGCCACGACCCCGGGTTTCCGGGGCTCGACGCGGCAACCGCCTCACCGTTCCTGAGTTCGGTACGCGCCGAGCTGCACACCGACCGCGTCGGGTACCTCCCGCAGCGCGTCGACGGGCTCGACGACACGGCATCCGTGCTCGACAACGTCGTTCCGTCTGCGCCCGGCGTCACGATCGTCGAGCTGCGCAACCGGCTGGCGCGGTTCCTCATCCGAGGAGCGGCCGTCGAACGCCCGGTGGGCACGCTGTCGGGTGGCGAGCGCTTCCGCGTGGCTCTCGCCCGGCTCATGCTCGCCGATCCGCCGCCGCAGCTGCTCGTCTTCGACGAGCCGACGAACAACCTCGACCTCGACACGGTCGACCAACTCGTCGACGCGATCGCCGCCTACCGCGGCGCGGTGCTCGTGGTGAGCCACGACGACGCGTTCCTCGAGCGCATCGGCGTCAGCCTCGTGCTCGAGCTCGACCGCGACGGCACGTTGACGGAGCGCTGA
- a CDS encoding alpha/beta hydrolase-fold protein produces the protein MPEALVLDADAVLWSTDRSAVAGRHLLLLLHGYGADEHDLYPLRQYLPEAFAVASLAAPLAPPWPAPGRSWYPIEGLEGRDASHVTRAAEAVITWIDAHAAGAASIGLLGFSQGGAVSLQAMRLEPQRFAYAVNLSGYVTPGELAGDAALAELRLPVFWGRGTNDDVIPEFVVAHTTQWLPEHAELSGRVYPGLTHSVSEQELADVAAFLDKRLTALDAVG, from the coding sequence ATGCCGGAAGCGCTCGTCCTCGACGCCGACGCCGTGCTGTGGTCGACCGACCGGTCGGCCGTCGCCGGCCGGCACCTGCTGCTGCTCCTCCACGGCTACGGCGCCGACGAGCACGACCTCTATCCGCTGCGTCAGTACTTGCCCGAGGCATTCGCGGTCGCCAGCCTCGCCGCGCCCCTCGCACCCCCGTGGCCGGCCCCGGGACGCTCCTGGTATCCGATCGAAGGGCTGGAGGGGCGCGACGCCTCGCACGTGACCCGCGCCGCCGAGGCGGTCATCACGTGGATCGACGCGCATGCCGCGGGTGCGGCATCCATCGGCCTCCTCGGCTTCTCGCAGGGCGGCGCGGTGTCACTGCAGGCGATGCGCCTCGAGCCGCAGCGCTTCGCGTACGCCGTCAACCTGTCCGGCTACGTCACACCCGGCGAGCTGGCGGGGGACGCCGCGCTCGCCGAGCTGCGGCTGCCGGTGTTCTGGGGCCGGGGGACGAACGACGACGTCATCCCGGAGTTCGTCGTCGCGCACACCACGCAGTGGCTGCCCGAGCACGCCGAACTCAGCGGCCGCGTGTACCCGGGCCTCACGCACAGCGTCTCGGAGCAGGAGCTCGCCGATGTGGCGGCATTCCTGGACAAGCGGCTGACGGCTCTCGATGCGGTCGGCTGA
- a CDS encoding SDR family oxidoreductase, with protein MSVTGRLVVISGATSASGLAATRELVAAGARVVAVGHDAQKLRELTDSLDTGAGAAGAGQAGSLRTEICDLTDEADVAALAERVHATDGRVDGVLHLVGGWRGGGGLAGQTEEDYRFLERSLTALRHVSRAFDADLRSSSSARTAIVSSTAVERPLAGGASYAAVKAASEAWARAVGQGFARAAKDSGQPLAAASVIFRTKSLDGLEEALAQRFADLWATPAAETNDTIVELTDPSL; from the coding sequence ATGAGCGTCACAGGCAGGCTTGTGGTCATCTCGGGCGCGACGAGCGCCTCCGGTCTCGCGGCGACCCGCGAGCTCGTCGCCGCAGGCGCCCGCGTCGTCGCGGTCGGCCATGACGCGCAGAAGCTGCGGGAGCTCACGGACTCGCTCGACACGGGCGCCGGCGCCGCCGGTGCCGGCCAGGCGGGAAGCCTCCGCACCGAGATCTGCGACCTGACGGACGAAGCGGACGTCGCCGCCCTCGCCGAGCGCGTGCACGCCACCGACGGCCGCGTCGACGGAGTGCTCCACCTCGTCGGCGGATGGCGGGGCGGCGGCGGCCTCGCGGGGCAGACCGAGGAGGACTACCGCTTCCTCGAGCGCTCGCTCACCGCACTCCGCCACGTCAGCCGGGCGTTCGACGCCGATCTGCGATCGTCGTCGTCCGCGCGCACCGCCATCGTGTCCTCGACGGCGGTCGAGCGCCCGCTCGCCGGCGGCGCCAGTTACGCCGCCGTCAAGGCCGCGAGCGAGGCGTGGGCGCGAGCCGTAGGGCAGGGGTTCGCGAGGGCCGCGAAGGACTCCGGGCAGCCGCTGGCCGCGGCATCCGTCATCTTCCGCACCAAGAGCCTCGACGGCCTCGAAGAAGCGCTCGCGCAGCGATTCGCCGACCTCTGGGCGACACCCGCCGCCGAGACGAACGACACGATCGTCGAACTCACCGACCCTTCGCTCTGA
- a CDS encoding M3 family metallopeptidase translates to MTLEPLPFPSAAAGWAAFADERPGARIARVREIDGRLKSESSLTTVERLELWNDADIALSEALSEAYVLSEAHPDQAVRERAEAQVQTVESLSAARLLDRDLWNAFADASATALDDDQARLLAHLLRDFRRGGVELDDADRERARQLADRDTELSLAFSRNIRDGRREITVPADGLAGMPQDFLDSHPADEHGRVTLSTDYPDLMPVRDYARERATRIALVSAYNDLAWPENDAILAELLDVRAERARLLGYPDWADYETETRMIGSGAAIPAFLSRLDDASRSAAQAEYPQLLERLRRDVPDAEVVTIADFWYLLGAIKREQYDVDAQLVRSYFPFERVVAGVLDVTGRLLDVQYVPVDADAWHEDVQSFDVMRGDERLGRIHLDLHPREGKFSHAACFPLAPGVAGRVLPEAALLCNFSRGLLEHDEVVTFFHEFGHLVHDILGGRQRFARFSGVATEWDFVEAPSQLLEEWAWDAGVLASFSGDAQGEPIPADLVARMRTADAFGRALEVRRQLGHANVSYHLHVDRPADLQAETERLYAAASPVQPLPGLHSYAGFGHLTGYGACYYTYQWSLVIARDLLSGFTGGLMDAEAARRYRSEVLERGGSRDANDLVEAFLGRPSSFEAYREWLAGI, encoded by the coding sequence GTGACCCTCGAGCCCCTGCCGTTTCCATCCGCCGCCGCCGGGTGGGCGGCCTTCGCCGATGAGCGCCCCGGCGCCCGGATCGCCCGGGTCCGCGAGATCGATGGGCGGCTGAAGTCCGAGTCGTCGCTCACGACCGTCGAGCGTCTGGAGCTGTGGAACGACGCAGACATCGCCCTCAGCGAGGCCCTCAGCGAGGCCTACGTCCTGAGCGAGGCGCACCCCGATCAGGCCGTGCGCGAGCGCGCCGAGGCTCAGGTGCAGACGGTGGAGTCGCTCTCGGCGGCGCGGCTTCTCGACCGTGATCTCTGGAACGCCTTCGCGGATGCGTCGGCGACCGCGCTCGACGACGATCAGGCGCGGCTGCTCGCCCACCTGCTGCGCGACTTCCGGCGCGGCGGCGTCGAGCTCGACGATGCCGACCGCGAGCGCGCCCGGCAGCTGGCGGACCGCGACACCGAGCTGTCGCTGGCGTTCTCGCGGAACATCCGCGACGGGCGTCGCGAGATCACCGTTCCCGCGGACGGACTGGCGGGCATGCCGCAGGACTTCCTCGACTCCCACCCCGCCGACGAGCACGGGCGGGTGACGCTGTCGACCGACTACCCCGACCTCATGCCGGTCCGCGACTACGCGCGCGAGCGCGCGACGCGGATCGCCCTGGTGAGCGCCTACAACGACCTCGCGTGGCCCGAGAACGACGCGATCCTGGCCGAACTGCTCGACGTCCGCGCCGAGCGTGCCCGGCTGCTCGGGTATCCCGACTGGGCGGACTACGAGACCGAGACCCGCATGATCGGGTCGGGCGCGGCGATCCCCGCGTTCCTCTCCCGGCTCGACGATGCGTCGCGCTCGGCGGCGCAGGCGGAGTACCCGCAGCTGCTCGAGCGACTGCGGCGCGACGTCCCCGATGCGGAGGTCGTGACCATCGCCGACTTCTGGTACCTGCTGGGCGCGATCAAGCGCGAGCAGTACGACGTCGACGCCCAGCTGGTCCGCTCGTACTTCCCGTTCGAGCGGGTCGTGGCGGGCGTGCTCGATGTCACCGGCCGCCTGCTCGACGTCCAGTACGTGCCGGTCGACGCTGATGCCTGGCACGAGGACGTGCAGTCGTTCGACGTGATGCGCGGCGACGAGCGGCTCGGACGCATCCACCTCGACCTGCACCCGCGGGAGGGCAAGTTCAGCCACGCAGCCTGCTTCCCGCTGGCACCCGGCGTGGCGGGCCGGGTGCTCCCCGAGGCCGCGCTGCTGTGCAACTTCTCGCGCGGCCTTCTCGAGCACGACGAGGTGGTGACCTTCTTCCACGAGTTCGGTCACCTGGTGCACGACATCCTCGGCGGCCGCCAGCGATTCGCACGGTTCAGCGGAGTGGCGACCGAATGGGACTTCGTCGAGGCGCCGAGCCAGCTGCTCGAGGAGTGGGCATGGGATGCCGGAGTGCTCGCCTCGTTCAGCGGCGACGCGCAGGGCGAGCCCATTCCCGCCGACCTCGTGGCTCGGATGCGCACCGCCGACGCGTTCGGACGCGCGCTCGAGGTGCGCCGGCAGCTCGGGCACGCGAACGTGTCGTACCACCTGCACGTGGATCGGCCGGCCGATCTGCAGGCCGAGACCGAGCGGCTCTACGCGGCCGCCAGCCCGGTCCAGCCGCTGCCGGGGCTCCACTCCTACGCGGGGTTCGGCCACCTCACCGGCTACGGCGCGTGCTACTACACGTACCAGTGGAGCCTCGTGATCGCGCGCGACCTGCTGAGCGGCTTCACCGGCGGACTCATGGATGCCGAGGCCGCGCGTCGCTACCGCTCCGAGGTGCTCGAACGGGGCGGATCGCGCGACGCGAACGACCTCGTCGAGGCGTTCCTCGGCCGCCCGTCGTCCTTCGAGGCGTACCGGGAGTGGCTCGCCGGCATCTGA
- a CDS encoding DUF6421 family protein, with amino-acid sequence MSIHARTTQVIVGEPEVVEDPRLAETSDAWRQLKEAATSIQALQAQDGSVPDAAARVDALTHVAGIVAGIRALAPAFPHDAEYLAASVRDFERWADEGFGIPDFLDSLQAFQPQQDRADGIRHLVVFPMYTQNGSSDRRVEAVLVEVIWPEFIARLEAGDYGNKLFVSLRFLDFTPGYDTNSAVLFPETVAMREIPRFTWGAIFQDREAARYRRVVRAAAEITKLDLPADAARMLDDQALTEKTFVMWDIIHDRTHMRGDLPFDPFMIKQRMPYFLYSLEELRCDLTAFRECVAIQRRLSARADAGESLDAAEAEMLEHAKLVQYAVIFDRIFRFAITGSRVRNYDGLGGQLLFAWLHQRDVLHWTDTALAFDWENVPAAVVALGEAIDDLYWRSIDRPKTAHWLAAYDLVRTTLTPNPASHWARGLPDEILAGAPKGYTDAVMDDEFPLSMFFEALDKKMRPVIESTAGITGRVC; translated from the coding sequence ATGTCCATCCACGCCCGCACCACGCAGGTCATCGTCGGCGAACCCGAGGTCGTCGAGGACCCCCGGCTCGCCGAGACCAGCGACGCCTGGCGGCAGCTCAAAGAGGCGGCGACCTCGATCCAGGCCCTGCAGGCGCAGGACGGCTCGGTTCCGGATGCCGCCGCACGCGTCGACGCTCTAACCCACGTCGCCGGGATCGTCGCAGGCATCCGCGCTCTCGCGCCCGCGTTCCCGCACGACGCCGAGTACCTGGCCGCGTCGGTGCGCGACTTCGAGCGCTGGGCGGACGAGGGCTTCGGCATCCCGGACTTCCTCGATTCGCTGCAGGCGTTCCAGCCGCAGCAGGACCGGGCCGACGGCATCCGTCATCTCGTCGTCTTCCCGATGTACACGCAGAACGGCTCGAGCGACCGTCGCGTCGAGGCGGTGCTCGTCGAGGTGATCTGGCCCGAGTTCATCGCGCGGCTCGAGGCCGGCGACTACGGCAACAAGCTGTTCGTGTCGCTGCGGTTCCTCGACTTCACGCCCGGCTACGACACCAACAGCGCTGTGCTCTTTCCTGAGACCGTCGCGATGCGCGAGATCCCCCGCTTCACGTGGGGCGCGATCTTCCAGGACCGCGAGGCGGCGCGCTACCGCCGCGTCGTGCGGGCCGCCGCCGAGATCACGAAGCTCGACCTGCCTGCGGATGCCGCGCGCATGCTCGACGACCAGGCGCTCACCGAGAAGACGTTCGTGATGTGGGACATCATCCACGACCGCACGCATATGCGCGGCGACCTGCCGTTCGATCCGTTCATGATCAAGCAGCGGATGCCGTACTTCCTGTACTCGCTGGAGGAGCTGCGGTGCGACCTCACGGCGTTCCGCGAGTGCGTGGCGATCCAGCGTCGGCTGTCGGCGCGCGCGGATGCCGGCGAGAGCCTGGACGCCGCAGAGGCGGAAATGCTCGAGCACGCGAAGCTCGTGCAGTACGCCGTGATCTTCGACCGGATCTTCCGCTTCGCGATCACCGGCTCGCGCGTGCGCAACTATGACGGGCTCGGCGGCCAGCTGCTGTTCGCGTGGCTGCACCAGCGCGACGTGCTGCACTGGACCGACACGGCGCTGGCATTCGACTGGGAGAACGTGCCCGCCGCCGTCGTCGCGCTCGGCGAGGCGATCGACGACCTCTACTGGCGCTCGATCGACCGACCCAAGACCGCGCACTGGCTCGCCGCGTACGACCTGGTGCGGACGACGCTGACACCCAACCCGGCATCGCATTGGGCGCGCGGACTTCCCGATGAGATCCTCGCCGGAGCGCCAAAGGGCTACACCGACGCGGTCATGGACGACGAGTTCCCGCTGTCGATGTTCTTCGAGGCGCTCGACAAGAAGATGAGGCCGGTCATCGAGTCGACCGCCGGCATCACCGGCCGCGTCTGCTGA